The sequence below is a genomic window from Glycine max cultivar Williams 82 chromosome 20, Glycine_max_v4.0, whole genome shotgun sequence.
aaaaattatgagTGTTATAATAAGATGTTTGCAATGGAATAatgttaatacatttttttcatccaacatgagatataatttaaaaatctattCAGACCAACGTGTGCATATATAAATCGaccatttatataaattgacTTGGATGAAAATTCGCAGATAACTAATAACTCCTATACTAACATGTGATAATAATATATGAGTAATGATACTCATACATACTATTTCTTAATATTTCCTCTCgatctttactttttttcttgccTCTCTTTACTCATACATACtaacatttttcataatttatttaaacgaTACAATAAATTATTACGACGAAATATTAATGAACATTCAAGTACCATGCTCCAGTACAATTAATCTATAACACTATATAGTATATACTACAAAGTTGTGATTTTATTAGAGGGAGAATACGGCTGTATTCATCCAAGCTAAGATACACGTACATATATAGACTGATCACAGCGGAGGAACAAAGCAAGCTCTATACAAGCTTGTGCTTAATCCTAattatacacacacatataaatataaaagaaaagtactaataatagacttctttttaacacattttattattgatagaaatttatcaaaaactgCAAAATTAGAAAGGAttctaatttgtaatttttaataaattttagtcaataaataataatatattcaaaagaGTCTCTGACTAGTATTTCTCAAAATATATtactgatgatgatgatgatgcatAAGTTTAGACCATGGTCCAAGTGACTGGTACTTCACCATCATCAGTATTAAGGCCTAAGTCATGCCACACATTTTCAGATGCATCAACAATGTTTGTCTTGCATGGTGATTGATTTGCGTGTTCCTGGTCACAGCCTTGTGTGGAGTCACACTCGTCCACCACCTTGGCCACCGCAGTCCTACCGTTTCTCGCCGTGATTCTTACCATTTTTCCGCACCGGGAACCGCCATTGTACCATCCCGTGGACAGCGCCACCACTCTTTGCGGCAGCGGGTGGTAGGTCCCGTCGCATTCGGAGGGGCCTCCTCCGTCACCGCCGGGGCCGAAGTCGTTGACAGTGAGAATGGCCGGCGTTCCCGATGGATTGAATGCGGGTGAGTGAGCACCATTGGATTGGCAAGAAGCTGCATTAGTTACATAAGGAAAAAGGGTTATAACATTTAGAATTATGCAAAAGAAAACCACGAATACATGACTTGCCATGTTCAAAACCTATTAGTATGTTTGCTTAATTTACTTGAGTTGTTGTGTGACTCTGCAAAAAAAGCTCCTATATATAGTAAAGGCAAGGGGTAGTCTTGACCTTTCCAATTCTTTAATTTGGTGTATATTCAAAATCTTAGTGTATGTTTGGTTGtgcggaagaaaaaaaaatgaaaagaaatatttgaGTTAAAATAGGAAGAGATATGAGATCcatgttattttttgaaaaaaaaaattgaatagtaattttctctctttgatgaacCAAACAATCTCTTAATCTCTCACATGAAGCATTTTAACTTAAAAGTTGTTTTGAATATGGAATGATGCGTGTAAAGTagacatggaaaaaaaaaacaaaattcatactGGTATGCtcctatttcatttcattctgtCGACTTCGACCAGTAACACATGATTTAAGCAAGGTTAGGGTTCAGATTGGATTTTTCCTAAAATGAATATGGCATAAACCTGGGAGTAGGTTTGGAGATATGGATACTTGTCTCAAATCTAAACTCAACTTggtaataaattataatgataataataataaaatcataaatttgaacTTACATATTTGTATTAATAACATGACCTGATATGATGATTCTTTAAGTAATT
It includes:
- the LOC100811120 gene encoding ripening-related protein grip22; the protein is MASHVFVVFFCIILNVITLFPYVTNAASCQSNGAHSPAFNPSGTPAILTVNDFGPGGDGGGPSECDGTYHPLPQRVVALSTGWYNGGSRCGKMVRITARNGRTAVAKVVDECDSTQGCDQEHANQSPCKTNIVDASENVWHDLGLNTDDGEVPVTWTMV